Genomic segment of Pygocentrus nattereri isolate fPygNat1 chromosome 26, fPygNat1.pri, whole genome shotgun sequence:
ttctttttattttctttttgtcgtccaatacgttttttttattactcaaCATATTTTATGCTCACATATTCTTTCcccttttgttcttttcttttctttttcttttcttcacaaaaaatacaaggttttgtctattcattcttttaatttttttattttaccattttcttcacctgctttttcttctcctgttctTCCCTtccatttccttctttcttttctctacattgttacatgtatgtatatatgaatattatttgaaaactgTTTGACCATGCTGGCTAGCGAAATAAGCTGGCCAATAATAATTTATGCtggctaataaaaaaaaagcaggtgaagaaaacgttaaaaataaaaatttaaaagaataaatagacaaaaccttttatttatttttttttgaagaaaagaaggataaggatgaaaactgtttgaccatgctggctagcaaaatacagaaacatagATTAGCTGGGGTTGAATAGTGTGTTACCTGCAAGCCTATGCATGCCAAAAGAGGACTGATAGTGCTCTAATGGTTAGGTAGAAGGAGGGGGTATGTCCTGagcatggtggcatggtggtgcatattttgaacaaattaaagttgatttaaattaaagttgatctttttttttcaattggtTTGGCTCATTTCTTGAAACCGAGGTGACATTCTCAAAACACCATGTGAAACACAGCTCAAGAGACTTTTTTTGGGCATTTTGAGGGAACTGAcaatttgtataaaacacacattttgttttgaagcATACATAAAGTGTATGGAGGAGATGTGAGCTTTCGCTGCTGATCTGTGATGTTGTGCTGCATTATACAGGTCATTTTGCCAAATGTACATATAGTTTGCAAAACATCCAATCTGTTTcaagaaatatgcaaaagtttttaaaaaagatgtggaagaagtgggttcaaaatgacagtttagaaaaagaaaacaaattaattgtGTTGATCCACCTCAACCTCTTGCAAACCTTGCAGGGTGTAAGCAAAAGAATGTAAGTTGCTCCTGAGTGTCTGTCCACCCCCCAGCTGCATTGTTGTGCAGGGGACATGCATAAGGTTGctaacaccttagcaaattTGCATGCAGCCTTTTGTGCTGTGGGGGATAAATAGGAACAAAGAAGCAGaaacaaaatgcagagaaaGTTCACCACTCAACAGGCATTGGAACGGATCCTGAGTAACACCAACCCTTGTGACTCAGATGGAGAAGACATAGTCCTTCAACCGGATTCGGACTCTGAGCTGTCTTCAGGTTAGATTTCTCAAATTACCTATTTCCATTTTCTGactatcttttttatttagaaccaaaacaaaatgttacatttttaattatttatcttgCAGATGAGGAAACTCCTCCTCTACTAAAAAAGAGAGCTCGGTTGGCGAGTGAGCCGACAGAGACCGCAAAAGATGGCACAGTGTGGCGTGAAGAACAAGTGGGGAAACGTCTCCATTTCACCCCAATAGAACCGTACCCTGCAGATGGAGAGCCAAGAGCTAGTGTCCGGAGTCGCCTTCAGAGCTTCCTCTGTTTTATCACTCTTGACATGCTTTGTAGCATTCAAGAATGGACGACACAACATGCACGTCACACGGAGCAGGTGGATTGGTTCATGGATCTCCCAGAACTAATGgcatttatttcagtcattatcTTGAGGGGGTGACCAAGGTTCCATCACTACGTGACAGCTGGTCAGCAAGCCTTGCAAACCCAAGGATCATTGCAACTATGGCCCGAAACCGCTTCCAAGACATCATGCAACACCTACGCTTTGATGACATGTTCACACGCAGTGAGTGAGCAGAGACCGATAAGTTTGCTGCAGTCTCTGACTCGCTGCTGTTTTCTGCAATACAGTGCAACAAAACCAGACAAGTTTGGTATTAAGTTTTGGGTGGCTTGCGACTTGAAATCAAAGTACATCTGTAATGTCCTCCCATATCTTGGCAAGGACCCCAGTCGTCCCAACGGGGAGAGACTGTCCGAGACTGTAGTGATGAGGCTGATGGAACCATTCATGGACAAGGGCAGAACTGTAACCACGGACAATTTCTTTACATCACTCTCACTTGCACAACGACTGCTTAGCCGGAAAATCACTATCCTCGGCGCAGTCAACAAGAGTCACTGGGAAATTCCTCAATCCGCTAGACAGATGGACCGCACTGAATTCACCACTCAGGTGTTTTCAACCACTGGTGCAACACTGACAGTGTATGCACCCAAATGGAAGAAGGTCGTCTACAttctcagcagcatgcacaGTGTGGTTGAGACTGAGGATACCACCAAAAGGAAGCCAAACACGGTCACACAATACAACAACACAAAGTGCGGGGTGGATGTAATGGACCAAATGCGGGAGTACAGCGTGCGTACAGGAACACGGAGATGGCCAGTCGCCGTGTTCTACAACATGATTGACATGGCAGCACTAAATGCACATGTGCTTTATCAGGCATGCACTGCGGTGCAGGAGAGACGGGTGGACTTCCTGGTTGAACTTGCAAAAGAGTTGGGTGACTCTCATGTGAGTGAGAAGAAGGCACGCAAGGAGAAACTGCTTCGGCAACAACCTTCCACACCCAGCCCTGGCAAAAGGGCAAAGTGTCAGGTCAACCATCGATGCACGAACAATTGTGAAACTGTGAGATGTGTCGACTGCTACAAATACACGTGTGGCAAATGTACCAGGGACATACCCTGGCAGTGCCAGATATGTTCTGACAGTGCAGACAGACTGCTGAGTGAGTGCTGAAATGCTAGCCACACAAGGAAATGCCACTCACACATATGCAGCCCCCCACTGCAGActattgtaaatatgtgtggaattgttttattccttgtattttttgtattatttttaataacaaaaaataaaaagcatggaaACAAATAAGAGTTGTTCTTAAATTTTTCACGCTGAAATTTCAGTCCTCTTGACACAAATGCTTCTGGTCATTACTCACAGCTGTACCTTGCTGTAAAATTTCTAATtctctatttaaaataaaaaaaaaatcattctttgtttgcttttttgctcaaataaaactaaactaaatacaaaatgtataatcTTTATATTATCAAATACAATAAACTGAATAGAACTAACTAGAAACTAAATAGCTAAACTCAATGGCAAACCACCTGTGGTGTGCCAGTAATGGCCTTATTTACACAACAAAAGACGGTGATTATAGGATGTTAGCTAAAATCCTTCAGGTCACTCTGGGTTCCAGAGGTAGAAATGTTAAATGACCCCTCTCTGGGACTTCTAGTGTTAAACACAATGGTAAaaatgcccccgtcccaactttttgaaatgtgttgttggcatcaaatcaataaacaatacagtttctcagtttcaacatttgatatgttgtatttatataattttcctttaaaaatatggtttacacaatttgcatatcattgcattctactGTTATTtgcattctgcacagcgtcccaacttttttggaaatggggttgtaatcatccaacatcagtacctgatttCACTGATGCTCTTGAGGTTAAACGCAATCAAATCCTctcagcaatgttccaacatctgcCTTTTCtgaaaagtagaggctgttaggTCAGTGAAGGAGGACAACCTCTTAATACTCTtggtttcagaaaaaaaggttgtgAATCTGCTATTGCCTCAAGATGGCAGCAATGAGTTATGAGCATAGTCACCAACTCACTGAGGATTAAAAAATTTCGAAAAACgttcatttcatttatatttatacagttccctggatttttttctcttgttaTGTTATTAATGTCTTAATGTTTGAATTAGAGTGTGAGGTCATATGTCTGGTGCATGTGTATGTCTGGGGGTTCTTTAATGCCATGCAATCTGGGTTgcacaaggaaaaaaaatacccTGATGGAACAACGAAGTGAATTGAAAGAATTTCTCACATGAAAAATTTTGAGGTGCTGGAGCAGAAAGGTCTTTAGCTCTTCAGCCAGTGCATTTTCTGAAAACTGAGGAGCACAATAGGCCGTTTCATAAAGGTGTCAAATTTGACACCTTTTACAATTTTACAAACAGATGTCTATTGTCTTCTATCTAACAGACGTCTATTGTCTTCTCTATGACTCAGTCACAACATAGGAAGAAATAGCATTATTTTTAAAGTGCACCATTAATACCTGACTTCCTACATCCTGCTTCTTTGGAAGTCATGCCTGTCCTTTTTATcagaaacctttgtttgcaGCTTTGACGTCAGTTTGTGTACGTGTGGGTACATGTGGCTGGATTGGTGTTTGTATTACCCACTAAAGTATGCACACACATGCTTTCATGTCTGCATCAACTACACATGGCTTGGACCAGTTACATTTACAGCCATAAAGGGTCCATATCCCTGAAAACTAACTTTTCCTGGCTATGtctaaataaaagagtttgatgtaatatgtaaacatggttAAAGTTTCTAACCATACTATTCAGTCCCTGAACGACACCGTCCGTTTATGGAAACTAAGAAGCAAAAGCAGTCccattttgtgatgtcacaaaatagattagtattgggacacacctcttaaccattgaattcaggtgttttattcagtcccactgccacaggtgtataacaTCCACCTAGCCAAGCAGTCTGCCTTtgcaaacatttgtaaaagaacGGGTCGTTCTAAAGAGCTAAATTAATTTGAGTGTGCTACTGTAATAAGATGTCAacagtcagtttgtgaaatttcatccatcctagatattccacaataaactgtgagtggtattattgaaaagtggaagtgtttaaGAACCACAGCatctcagccacaaagtgggcAGAGCATGTAATGAGCGGGTTGCTGAGTGTCGTCGACACTCTGCTGATTTAAtaactacagagttccaaaccttCTCTGGCATTAAAATCAGCCCAAGAACTATGCGCTGGGAGCTTCATGGTatggatttccatggccgagcagctgcatacaagacttacatcaccaaacacaatgccaagcatcagatggagtggtgcaaagcatgctgccactggatTCTGAAGCAGTgtaaacatattctgtggagaGATGAATCATgtttctctatctggcagtatAATGGACAAGTCTAGGTTTGGTGAATACCAAAAGGACATTACCTGTTTGACTTCACTGCGCCaagtgcaaagtttggtggaggagggataatgctatgtgGTTGGTGGGTAGCCTAGGCCCCTTAGCTCCACTGAAggaaaatcttaatgcttcagcagaccaagaaattttggacaattgtatgtttccaaatttgtgggaacagttcgggGTAGACCCTGCTCTGTTCCAGCATCAttgtgccccagtgcacaaatcaaggtctataaagacatggctgggtgagtttggtatggaagaacttgactggcccgcacagagccctgacttcaaccccattgaacacctttaggctgaactagaacagagattgcaaGCCACatcctctcgtccaacatcagtctgacctcacaaatactcttctagatgaatgggcaaaaactCCCACAGAAACACTACAAAatcttctcagaagagtggaagctgttaaagctgcaatGGGGGGGGCAACTCCAAAtgaatgcctatggatttagaataggATGTCAAGAAAGCTACTgcaggtgtaatgtgtaggtacTCCCAATACTTtagtccatatagtgtatgtgcatATTTAACCTACAGCCATGTAGCTCTAACCATTCATAGTGAAATTATAAGAAGCATGAGGCTGTATTGTGTGAAGGAGGCCCAACACAgggcaatcagaacagagctcatttacatacatcagtctatAGCCTGCTTATTTCTAGAGAATAAAAACAGgttgaaaaaaaagtaaattcatGGAAACATGAATAATGACTATTTTTGGGACAtcaacccacacaaacactatgAGTGGTCCTTAGGGGAATGTATGGAAagcatgaaaaatataaaatttaaatataaccaaatatctctctttcctttactgttttatttgtttaattcaaatgtgtacatcactTCCACACATCTTTCCATTTGCTTATTTTTGGTAATAACTTTGCtgttgtaatgtattttattttatcatgtggaaatgatgatCACATTAAAGTCAAATAAATTCAGGTTCATCACATTTTCCACTTCATGCTCCATTTGAACTGATGGATGCTACACTGACGCCTTATACTTCACATGTCCAGGCATTTAAACTGCCACTCAGATGCATTTTACTATGCTGCTTTAGCTCTGTAATCTGAAAGTGCCCATGTGTTACCAGTGGTCATTTACCTGATTACCTGAGAGGCCTGTTGATACGATATGATGAAAGATCTTGAGGTTTGCACACAGTGTTGAGTAAATCCTGCTGTAAATGTGAACAGAATGTCTGAATTGTTCTCCGTTGTGTTGTAATAAACCTGTCTGCTCTGAACACGTGCCTGGGCTCAAGCTCCAAATCATTTTTCGTTTCATGTTGCTGAATCGCCCTAGTTTTCATATGGAGTTGTTGTCATGGTTTCAGATTCTAAAGATTCTATTTTACAGTCATTCACCATTACATGCAGGCCTGGCAGTAAGGTGGAATTGGAATGTTGCCAGTGGAAATTCTAGTAGAATACCAGGAAATTCCGGTAAAATGGCAGGAAAATCTTATAGCATCCATTTATCTCCAGCTGAGTCATTCTAATACAAAAGCGACCTGTTTTTCTCCTGGAAAATTCCTAAAGTTGTATTTTTAGTGTGACTGGTGGAATAATAGTCTATagatcattctaccaaattttACTCtaagtcagagctgaaaacacttttaagacttttaactgacttggatttAAGACTAAAGCCGTTTTGCTCTAAACGATCCTGTACCTCAATTAAGTTTACTGTATTAAAAGCATCATATCACTGCCAAAACTTGACCAAATGCTTCAGCAGTGACCGTTCCTGTAGTGACAGTTTTAGCTAACTTTGAGTATAACTCAAAAGCACCAGTCTgcacatgactagcaaacacagctttaaacagtgGGGCAGcactattatttttaatattttttttattatttaaacattaaactcaTTATAAATCCAACATTTTCAAATAGATCTTTCAATTTTGTTGACAACAATACAAAGAAGGTTTAGGGGTTGGGAGAGATATCTCCAAATAGAAAGTACCCAATAAATGACTGTTTTGTATATATTAATCTTTTTACTATCTCAGTTAATGTTTTGGGTTTAggtagatcataacataatactttgtaaatatctgaatatgtaatcattttttccatttttttttactgtgggactgGAGTTTGAATTAATTTGGTAGCATGATTCATGTACTGCACAGAAAAAGTAACGcaagttttctttatttaaatatgtactTAAATATCAGTCCTACATGAGTAAAATATACTACATCACTCAAATGTTTCTAAAAGTACACAGCAAAAACTTTGTCTCAAAATTCTGAGTGTATTGGACCTCTAACAGCAATTTAATAATCTGTTTGTTCTATCctgttaaattattattacacattcaATGAACTTAAAACTTTAAGGCAACCCATGTTAATTTTTTATCGAGTCTCTGAAAGGATGTGATGTATTTTTTGCACTAAATAGTATCTGCTGATCACCTGATTATGTACACATGTATGATAAGCACATGATAGTATGTGATGTGCACCACATACTGCACACTGCAATGCTAAGAGCGATCCAGCACCTGCTATATGGTGGTactgtggggtcctgaccattgaagaacaaggtgagaggaggctaacaaagcatgcagagaaacagatggactacagactgtaattgaggcactacaaagtgcatctatatggtaagtggagctgaaaaaacagacaaatactgtagatacaaggagatgGATTTAATGAAGTAgctgaaaaatcagatttttgcaaTTAACATATACAAAATGTATATATCTAAAATTTCATACTTAATGACCAGTATGAACTGGGTTTAGGATTAAAGCTGCTGGTTTACCTGATCATGCTTGACCACGCTAGTGTATGTTGAGCCTTTTTAGAGGGTGCAGAATTTCTTCTGTAACCCACCTGTTGAGTTTCAATTCAGCTCATTTATATTATGtgcacttactggccactttgtaAGAAaccctaccttgtacttccactgtCTGGTCATTTTTGAGCTCCACCTGTCTTGCAGGTCCACTGTATTGGTGTACAATCACAAACTGTACAAATTTGATCGCCTGCCCTCCGGTCACTGTCTGACCATAGGACCGTTTGTATATTATCTGGGTGGTAGACCACTCTCTACACAGCAGTGGGGACATGGTAGTGGTATGGTAATGAATGTAGCACTGGTATGAGCATATCAGGCACCACTGAAAGCTGTACAGCTGTCTTCAGACCATTGACGAAGGGCTGAACCACAGGTGTAGAATTGTGTTCCTAGAGGCGCCAGGGTCCAGCACAGTTTCATGTTTTTCCTGCTGAACACACCTTATTCAGCCTGCAATTGACTGGCCAGAGATCTACGTTCCTGCAGGCTTCAGCTCCACAGACCCCAACTGATGCCTATGTACTGCCTACGGAGGTCCTCACTTAGCTGAAGGAGGTGTGTTAGATTTGGGTTGGAGGTGAAGCCTGCAGAAAGGCAGATCTCCAGATGCAGTAGCACTGGCTTAGAGCATGACAGGTCTATAATGCTGCACAAGGCACAaaaaaggtgtttctaatacagtTTCATTTAACGAAGATTTAATTTGCACACATTATCTCGTCCCTCAGTTGAAAGCGCAGCAGGAGAACATGTGCATTCAGTCTCAGTCTTTCTGCGAGCTGCTGTCCTGAATCAATGCGCTGTGCAGATTGTTTTACAAGGCCAAATGAGTCACACTTAAAACTTGCAAAGAGAGTGAAAAACTTCAGACAAAGTGATTTCAGCTCAGCAGAGGAGATGGAGAGGAGACGTGATGTGTGGCTAGGCGCAAACAAACTTGGAACCTTGTACCAAGAAAGGGTATCGAGAAATGTGATTCTCTTCCCCTCGCTCTTCTGcccttgtccctctctcttcctaGTGCTCTTACACACTCTCTCGATGGTTCCCTCTTTTTATCTTGCTCTGctcgtctctttctctctctctttcttttgaaGATTGAAGAAGTCTTCATTAGAGGAAATAGTGATAATAATAAGAAGGAAGCCAAGCAGTATCTCTATATATAcagacatttcttttttttctcattctttctacctattcctttctttctctttctctctctctctctgtatttcccTCTTTTCTCACCCTGTTTCtcctttctgtcatttttctcttttatctttctctctgaaaCCCctacttttttcctctttctctccctctttctctcccccagAGAAAAGTAAAATTCAAAGATAGGAAGCCAGATCCTGGAGTTTGAGTGCAGCCAAATACCAGCTCAGATCAGAGCTGGAGCGTCTGATGGAACACTTCAGCACAGAGATTGACCCCTTGTTATTCACTCAAGAATCTTAAGCCTTATTACTGAGTAACTGCTATGAAGCTCACCTGTAAATGATGTAGTGAGAGTGAGGAGTTGATTATGGAACCTGGGAGTTCAGGGGGTTAACAGTCAGGATGACGCTTGCTTGAATGGCTATGTTTGTTTATGATCAGTCCTATTTTAAACGTCATTTACTATGATTAGATTTCATCTCCTACTGAAATTGCACTTCTTGAGTGTGCAGACCAGCGCACATGTTTGGGGTGCAATGGATGAGCTGTCACTAAAGGATGTCATATATCAAACAGCAATCATATAAAATGCTGTTAATGagatttgttttaatgaaacaatGCGTTCAGTCTAATAGGTTAATCTGCGCTTCAAGTTCAAGATGCTTAACTATATAGCTTTTAGACTGAAATTCAGAAAAGCCTTGTATCAGCAAAGAGACCTGCAGAATGCAGGCTGCTGAAAGCTTTCTAGCCCACTGAAGGCTGAGTATTGTATAAAACAATCCCCCATACGCTCATGCCTTATCATAGTGTTGTACTGCAGTAATGGTACTGTGTGATTGCAGATCATATAGAGAAGACCTCCTGTATCTGCTGAAGCTGAACAAcaggtttttaaacacttcacaaCTACAGCAGGAGCAACACCACTTCTTGCTTTTTCACTTACTAAACTCTAAAGAATTGAGCTTGCATAGCAAAATAAATCTTAGCGCCAATTTCCCCTAACGTTTTCTTTTGAGCTGAGCGTTTTCACTCAAAGATAGGTGGGGCTGATGGGAGGGAGATGCAAAACAGACCTCTAAAGTTGTGTCGTCATCCTGTAGTCAGCATCAAGCCCATGTtagtctaagctggttttctctATCACAGAAATAAATGGCATTTTGGATCATTGCGGCTGCAAAATGCTATGGTAAACTAAAGTGCAGTAAAGGTGAAACATTTTGCcatatgtacatttttcttccttATTTCTTGCAGTATGAACATCAAACACTCCCTGAACAATGAGAACCGACTATTACTACATATTAGGTAACACTGCTGAGGGCTGAAGTGATGTAAGACTGGCAACCTTACCTAAATACCCCACACAAACCATGCtttgtcaaacatggtggtttTGGCAGTTTTAGGCTTTTACAATAGCATTGAAGTTTAATAGTAGACTTAGTTTCATGCAACGTCATTTCAGTGAACAGGAGCGTTAGCTTTCTTGTAGCATGTATGCACTATCGTTCGTATTTTGACTTCTAAACAATCTGGTCAGAGAATTCAGTGACAACaagtaaattttgtttatttatatatttttctttaacttttaatttaTCCAGGCAACTCATTACGATATATTGGCTAAAATGTTGGCTTTAGGGCAATTTTGTTTACCTCAGGAGCGACagcactgatttaaaaaaaatttcagtcattttctgagaaaaccagcttagacccaGGGCTCCTATTTTGGGCAGGACACAATTTCAGAATGATGcatgacttcagaggtctattaTTTTTTCCCACCCGCTGGTGCATGGTGATGTAAGCAAAAAGCAGACAACAGTTATGAGGTTTCCAAATGCACCATTATTTTGTACCAACATTTGATGAAGGCGAatgttgtcttttaaatgagatGGTATATTGAATCATGCTTAACTTGACGAGAGACATTAACAAGGTACAAAaagatttcaggttgacttctACATTAACTGCAAGGCCTTTAAAAACGTACcgtgtattatttttttattattgttaccACAGAATCATTTTGCACAGTGATAATATTACTGAGTAACTCTCCCTTAATAGTCTTTCTAATATCTGACTTGATACTTTGATTTCGgtaaaaatctgtgtttttaatggaaaCAGGCTGCCTTCAAGCAGTGCTAGAGAGTTCCTGATGAACCTGCTCTGTGCCAGGAATCCTTTGGGATCGGCCTTGTTTCCACTGAAGTCATTCAAACTCGATTTCTTCAGGGTGTGTGCAGGATTTTTCATCCATTTCaccaaataaaagaacaaaggCTGATTTGTTCTTAACGTTTTAGGGTAACACATACACTACGTTCCCCAAGGCTATTTTGAGGGCTTGATCAGTCTCATTGCTGTCTGTTTCCATTTCTTAGCTTGGTTTTTGGAAATCTTATGTGCTATTTTTGGCACAGCAAAAGACTTTTCAGGTATCTCTAATCTTGTACTGCAATTAGACTATCCATTTATGTACAGCAATCTATAAACTTTTTGGAATTCTTGTAATTATaccttttttaataaaaaggacATATTTATACATAAGCATCTCCTTACAGCAAATCAATGTACCTTGTTGGTCTGACTTGAAAAAGCGGTGGTGCTTTTGTCAGGAGATTGTGAATTCAATCCCGGTGACGCTGGCAGTCCCAGAAACATTTATTGGCCTTGGGGTCTCTGGGTGGGTATAATTAGTCTCCCCCATCCCCTAAAAacactcagcatgatgctagaAAACACAGGCGCATgctagctgatgtaacagaattagcagttagtgttctcctccaagcatgttgagctgacCAATGCTGTTTCAGTTTTgaaagatgtggtggtgcttcatgtgtctcagaggaagcacTTAACAAGCCTTCGCTCTCCCGGCTTAGTAGCATCATGTGATAGGAAGAGACCTAACTAGTGGGGGAGAGTGGACACGACTGAGAAgctggggagaaaattggggggGGTCAATATCAGACATTCCAGGGTACATTACATAATGATTATATCATATATGTTTTCCTCACAGTTTTCTTCCCAATTTAGTAATTTAGTTCAGTCCACTTACATTGTCTACCTAGGTCTCCCCTGAACATGCGATACTACCAGGACTAGGAGAGTGAAAATTAGGACAAGATTCTTCTTCTGAGTCATtgattatattaaaatgttttgaggTATGTCGCATCAATTCACAGGAAATGGAAAAGGTGGCAGATCTGCAAGGGAGAGGAATtttgtccttgttttgtttGAGGCATCACCTTACATCCTCCTCCCTCAAACTGAGCCTTGGCAACTACTATGAAATGAATATGTAAGCTATGttgttatgagagtgaggaattgaaGGCTCACATTCAGGCACTTAGGGTTCAAAAGGCTAAGTAAAGGTTGACCACTGCATTCCAGCTTAGGGTAAGTGAGTTTCATGCTTGGCCTCTCCCCCCCTGTGTGAAGAGATACATGGCACAGCAGTTAGATGGTAAATAACCAGTGGTCTTTAAAAATGAGCAGATGCATACAAGCAGCCATTAAAACTGCATTTCTGATATAATTTTGCGATAATAAACAGAatattttttctaaatgtttgaCTGGGAGGACATGGGACATAAATGTCAGGCCCATACATGCCATTTTATAGAACTGCTCTATGGAAACACCTTCCTGGCAGACTAAAGATAGACACATCTAAATCCACGCTTACTGTTACAGAGGACAGAGCCCAGCAGCTGCCACAGTGGAAAGCAATAATTATAGCtagatataatatatatatatttggagAAGT
This window contains:
- the LOC119262503 gene encoding uncharacterized protein LOC119262503; this translates as MTCSHAVSEQRPISLLQSLTRCCFLQYSATKPDKFGIKFWVACDLKSKYICNVLPYLGKDPSRPNGERLSETVVMRLMEPFMDKGRTVTTDNFFTSLSLAQRLLSRKITILGAVNKSHWEIPQSARQMDRTEFTTQVFSTTGATLTVYAPKWKKVVYILSSMHSVVETEDTTKRKPNTVTQYNNTKCGVDVMDQMREYSVRTGTRRWPVAVFYNMIDMAALNAHVLYQACTAVQERRVDFLVELAKELGDSHVSEKKARKEKLLRQQPSTPSPGKRAKCQVNHRCTNNCETVRCVDCYKYTCGKCTRDIPWQCQICSDSADRLLSEC